One region of Candidatus Rokuibacteriota bacterium genomic DNA includes:
- a CDS encoding ABC transporter ATP-binding protein produces MKPTLELEEVSVYYGKRRALEGVSLQLGEGEIVTLLGANGAGKSTTLRAVSGLVRPLRGRILYDGRDVTGWPADAIVAAGIGHVPEGRDLFPEFTVLDNLLVGGHTVGRRELAARLELGFELFPLLRERKRQRAGTLSGGEQQMLAMARALVSRPRVLLLDEPSLGLAPILTREIFRVIRQINQRGVSVLLVEQNARRALGVADRGYVLETGRLVVAGPSRELLEDQRVRTAYLGLSPPGAGADKGE; encoded by the coding sequence ATGAAGCCGACGCTTGAGCTCGAGGAGGTCAGTGTGTACTACGGCAAGCGCCGGGCGCTCGAGGGGGTCTCGCTCCAGCTCGGCGAGGGAGAGATCGTCACGCTCCTCGGGGCCAACGGGGCGGGGAAGTCCACGACGCTCCGGGCGGTGTCGGGCCTCGTCCGGCCCTTGCGCGGGCGCATCCTCTACGACGGCCGCGACGTCACGGGCTGGCCGGCGGATGCCATCGTGGCGGCGGGCATCGGGCATGTGCCCGAGGGGCGGGACCTCTTTCCCGAGTTCACGGTGCTTGATAACCTCCTCGTCGGCGGCCACACGGTGGGGCGGCGGGAGCTGGCCGCCCGGCTCGAGCTGGGCTTCGAGCTGTTCCCCCTCCTCCGCGAGCGGAAGCGGCAGCGGGCCGGGACCCTGTCGGGGGGCGAGCAGCAGATGCTGGCCATGGCGCGGGCCCTGGTGTCCCGGCCGCGCGTCCTCCTGCTGGACGAGCCGTCACTGGGGCTGGCCCCCATACTCACGCGGGAGATCTTCCGCGTGATCCGGCAGATCAACCAGCGGGGGGTGTCCGTGCTGCTCGTGGAGCAGAACGCGCGCCGCGCGCTGGGCGTGGCTGACCGCGGCTACGTGCTCGAGACCGGGCGGCTCGTGGTCGCGGGCCCCTCGCGGGAGCTGCTGGAGGACCAGCGGGTGCGCACCGCCTATCTCGGCCTCAGCCCGCCGGGCGCCGGCGCGGACAAGGGAGAGTGA